A single window of Archangium gephyra DNA harbors:
- a CDS encoding acyltransferase domain-containing protein, which produces MRHKGQAGSEAGPCRPVFVFSGQGSQWTGMGRALLERSTVFALVLKACDVQVRRLMGWSLLEALTAEDARLGDIEVSCPAIVSMEIALAALWRSWGIEPAAVVGHSIGEVAAAHVAGVLSLEDAMRVICHQGRTVGKLKGKGAMAVVGLPWARVGEALPEFSGQVWRVIHASPEWTVVAAEPEVLERVLAVLRRRGVPARRVDSEVAAHCPQVDPYREELHGLLRDICPRSERLPIVSTVTGGALAGPRFDAGYWVRNLAEPVLFREAVDTLLDVGHEAFLEVSPHPLVKHSLESCLEGAGAEGRLFVSMRRGKEPTQDMLATLRSLARPPEPERQAEASLSVAGELLLANVA; this is translated from the coding sequence ATGCGTCACAAGGGCCAGGCGGGCTCTGAGGCGGGTCCGTGCAGGCCGGTCTTCGTGTTCTCGGGGCAGGGCTCGCAGTGGACGGGCATGGGCCGGGCGCTGCTGGAGCGCTCGACGGTGTTCGCGCTGGTGCTGAAGGCGTGCGACGTGCAGGTGCGGCGGCTGATGGGCTGGTCGCTGCTGGAGGCGCTGACGGCGGAGGACGCGCGGCTGGGAGACATCGAGGTGAGCTGCCCGGCCATCGTGTCCATGGAGATCGCCCTGGCGGCGCTGTGGCGCTCGTGGGGGATAGAGCCGGCGGCGGTGGTGGGGCACAGCATCGGCGAGGTGGCGGCGGCGCACGTGGCGGGAGTGCTGTCGCTGGAAGACGCGATGCGGGTCATCTGCCACCAGGGCCGCACGGTGGGGAAGCTGAAGGGGAAGGGGGCCATGGCGGTGGTGGGGTTGCCGTGGGCGAGGGTGGGCGAGGCCCTGCCCGAGTTCTCGGGCCAGGTATGGCGGGTCATCCACGCGAGCCCCGAGTGGACGGTGGTGGCCGCGGAGCCCGAGGTGTTGGAGCGCGTGTTGGCGGTGCTGCGCAGGCGCGGCGTGCCGGCGCGCCGGGTGGACTCGGAGGTGGCGGCGCATTGTCCGCAGGTGGATCCGTACCGCGAGGAGCTGCACGGGCTGCTGCGGGACATCTGCCCGCGCTCGGAGCGGCTGCCCATCGTCTCCACGGTGACGGGAGGCGCGCTGGCGGGGCCGCGGTTCGACGCGGGCTACTGGGTGCGCAACCTGGCGGAGCCGGTGCTGTTCCGCGAGGCGGTGGACACGCTGCTCGACGTGGGACACGAGGCCTTCCTGGAGGTCAGCCCGCATCCCCTGGTGAAGCACTCGCTGGAGTCGTGCCTGGAGGGCGCGGGAGCCGAGGGGCGGCTGTTCGTGTCGATGCGGCGCGGCAAGGAGCCGACCCAGGACATGCTGGCGACGCTGCGGAGCCTGGCCCGGCCGCCCGAGCCGGAGCGGCAGGCCGAGGCCTCATTATCGGTGGCCGGGGAGCTGCTCCTGGCGAACGTGGCTTGA
- a CDS encoding microviridin/marinostatin family tricyclic proteinase inhibitor has protein sequence MKKNAKDKVARKGGKPFFAHLLEAQELEQVSGGRCRPTAGPQTKKFPSDSDEGDKEPIFTTQKYPSDNEDSGTIY, from the coding sequence ATGAAGAAGAACGCGAAGGACAAGGTGGCGCGCAAGGGTGGCAAACCCTTCTTCGCGCACCTGTTGGAGGCGCAGGAGCTCGAGCAGGTCTCGGGGGGCCGTTGCAGACCCACAGCGGGACCGCAGACCAAGAAGTTCCCCTCGGATTCCGACGAGGGTGACAAGGAGCCGATCTTCACCACGCAGAAGTACCCCTCGGACAACGAGGACAGCGGTACCATCTACTGA
- a CDS encoding acyltransferase, translating into MSLTALDGFFSGPDDLPIEFAFFYERLPAVDVLAEALARTLPAFTRLRAGVPLLDIPGAELPSEDKVSRAVLFDSVRPGTGAPQCRLKISRFAAGGGCLGASMSHGLGDGASLVGFLSAWARTVRGHHPPVAPAVSEPSLPPLVSLDKSLPLEAQLRRAGFELRGPTSPRAREDYRWDIRRFPREEVDAMLRDARVSRPQVTAGDVLAALLWRHYRQPERKARAEPELSTVFDFRRVPGLLPASYFGNAGLPLRVPLSREEAATLPVPALAARIRARLQAASAEDFLRCHALLEEVQRTWGLEGVDQLGFSTEGHGLLVNNISRFDLSLLDFGTGAPHAFDVLTPIPRVCFILTRGDSLEAHTSLPGC; encoded by the coding sequence GTGTCGTTGACGGCCCTGGATGGTTTTTTTTCGGGGCCGGATGATCTCCCCATCGAGTTCGCCTTCTTCTACGAGCGGTTGCCCGCGGTGGACGTGTTGGCCGAGGCGCTGGCGAGGACGCTGCCCGCGTTCACGCGGCTGCGGGCGGGGGTGCCGCTGCTCGACATCCCGGGGGCCGAGCTGCCCTCCGAGGACAAGGTCTCGCGGGCCGTGCTCTTCGACTCCGTGCGGCCGGGAACTGGAGCGCCTCAGTGCCGGTTGAAGATCTCCCGCTTCGCGGCGGGAGGAGGGTGCCTCGGGGCGAGCATGTCGCACGGGCTCGGGGATGGGGCGAGCCTGGTGGGCTTCCTGAGCGCGTGGGCGCGGACCGTGCGCGGGCATCATCCTCCGGTGGCTCCGGCCGTGTCCGAGCCTTCGTTGCCTCCCCTGGTGTCGCTGGACAAGTCCCTGCCGCTGGAGGCCCAGCTGCGGCGTGCGGGCTTCGAGCTCCGGGGGCCCACGAGCCCCCGCGCCCGTGAGGACTACCGCTGGGACATCCGGCGCTTTCCTCGCGAGGAGGTGGACGCGATGCTGAGGGACGCCCGGGTGAGCCGTCCCCAGGTGACGGCGGGCGACGTGCTGGCGGCCCTCCTGTGGCGGCACTACCGGCAGCCCGAGCGCAAGGCGAGGGCGGAGCCGGAGCTGAGCACCGTCTTCGACTTCCGGCGCGTTCCCGGGCTGCTGCCGGCGTCGTACTTCGGCAATGCCGGGCTGCCGCTGCGCGTGCCGCTCTCGCGAGAGGAGGCCGCGACGCTTCCGGTGCCAGCGCTCGCGGCCCGCATCCGGGCGCGGCTCCAGGCCGCGAGCGCCGAGGACTTCCTGCGGTGCCATGCGCTCCTGGAGGAGGTGCAGCGCACCTGGGGGCTCGAGGGCGTGGACCAGCTGGGCTTCTCGACGGAGGGCCACGGGCTGCTGGTCAACAACATCTCCCGCTTCGATCTGTCGCTGCTCGACTTCGGCACGGGCGCACCGCACGCCTTCGACGTGCTCACCCCGATTCCCCGCGTGTGTTTCATCCTCACCCGGGGAGACAGCCTGGAGGCACACACCTCGCTGCCCGGCTGCTAG
- a CDS encoding 3-oxoacyl-ACP synthase III family protein, with amino-acid sequence MALPPLAFTNEDLCQWHGRRDPTWVYETFGVRTRHTRYDYRHDRLDDLDEDDLVFEAAKKALKDSGMTINDVQVILFVTFTPTTVCTPDPACILHQRLGAPANVMAITQLAGCAGTLNAMMLATSMIRSGQARNVLVCAANSMSSYTRPELKDRIWLQSTIFGDGAAALVLSAERSKEPVGFATFHMHTEPSRDIVHKKFGGSKHIPTRENFQEVLEDHFVIDYRAVPNNITQAFSRLYNEVLAAREMKESDWVLFNMSNAQLQRRWLKSIGVPEEKSFFNMEEQGNCAAASLGLVLTDFLHAGRYKSGQTALILGVGSGLHSGGVLYRFP; translated from the coding sequence ATGGCGCTGCCGCCACTCGCCTTCACCAACGAGGACCTCTGCCAGTGGCACGGCCGGCGGGATCCGACATGGGTCTACGAGACCTTTGGTGTCAGGACGCGGCACACCCGCTACGACTACCGCCATGATCGGCTCGATGATCTCGACGAGGATGATCTCGTCTTCGAGGCGGCGAAGAAGGCGCTGAAGGACTCGGGGATGACCATCAACGACGTGCAGGTCATCCTTTTCGTGACCTTCACGCCCACCACGGTGTGCACGCCGGATCCCGCGTGCATCCTGCACCAGCGGCTGGGGGCGCCCGCCAACGTGATGGCGATCACGCAGCTGGCCGGCTGCGCGGGCACGCTCAACGCGATGATGCTGGCCACGTCGATGATCCGCTCGGGCCAGGCGCGCAACGTGCTGGTGTGCGCCGCCAACTCCATGTCCTCGTACACCCGGCCGGAGCTGAAGGATCGCATCTGGCTGCAGTCCACCATCTTCGGAGATGGCGCGGCGGCGCTCGTGCTGTCGGCGGAGCGCAGCAAGGAGCCGGTGGGCTTCGCCACCTTCCACATGCACACGGAGCCCAGCCGGGACATCGTGCACAAGAAGTTCGGTGGCTCCAAGCACATCCCCACCCGCGAGAACTTCCAGGAGGTGCTGGAGGATCACTTCGTCATCGACTACCGGGCCGTCCCCAACAACATCACCCAGGCGTTCTCGCGGCTGTACAACGAGGTGCTCGCCGCGCGGGAGATGAAGGAGTCGGACTGGGTGCTCTTCAACATGAGCAACGCGCAGCTGCAGCGGCGCTGGCTCAAGAGCATCGGGGTGCCCGAGGAGAAGTCGTTCTTCAACATGGAGGAGCAGGGCAACTGCGCGGCGGCCTCGCTGGGGCTCGTGCTGACCGACTTCCTGCACGCGGGGCGCTACAAGTCCGGACAGACCGCGCTGATCCTCGGGGTGGGCTCGGGGCTGCACTCCGGTGGAGTGCTCTACCGCTTCCCCTGA
- a CDS encoding alpha/beta hydrolase family protein yields MTVGCRALEVEDGVQGARIPVRILYPARAPERLEQFGPYSLSVAMEAPVEGERLPLVVISHGTGGSPWTYRGMAAHLARAGFVVALPEHPGNSRSDNSLAGTAVNLENRPRHVRRVLDALFADAQLGPRLSSSAGVGVIGHSMGGYTALAVAGGRPSSFPNESPDGQPRAIPVVRDPRVRALVLLAPASPWFMAEGALAGVDVPILMRTAELDEHTPAMHAEIILRGVPHPERIDHRVVPNAGHFSFQSPFPPAMTSPGFAPSQDPRGFDRAAFQPVLHAELLTFLRDSLGSEARPQA; encoded by the coding sequence ATGACCGTCGGCTGTCGCGCACTGGAGGTGGAGGATGGGGTTCAAGGCGCACGTATTCCCGTGCGGATTCTCTACCCGGCGCGAGCGCCTGAACGGCTCGAGCAGTTCGGGCCGTATTCGCTCTCCGTCGCCATGGAGGCCCCGGTGGAAGGGGAGCGGCTCCCGCTCGTCGTCATCAGCCATGGCACGGGCGGCTCTCCATGGACCTATCGCGGGATGGCGGCGCACCTGGCGCGCGCCGGCTTCGTCGTGGCCCTCCCGGAGCATCCCGGCAACAGCCGCTCCGACAACAGCCTGGCGGGGACGGCCGTGAATCTCGAGAACCGGCCTCGCCACGTGCGCCGGGTGCTCGATGCGCTGTTCGCAGACGCGCAGCTGGGCCCGAGGCTCTCGTCCTCCGCTGGGGTGGGGGTGATCGGCCACTCGATGGGTGGCTACACCGCGCTGGCGGTGGCCGGTGGGCGCCCGTCCTCCTTTCCGAACGAGTCGCCCGATGGGCAGCCACGGGCCATCCCCGTCGTTCGCGACCCGCGGGTCCGCGCGTTGGTGCTGCTCGCGCCCGCGTCGCCCTGGTTCATGGCCGAGGGCGCGCTCGCCGGCGTGGACGTCCCCATCCTGATGCGCACCGCGGAGCTCGATGAGCACACGCCCGCCATGCACGCGGAGATCATCCTGCGAGGTGTCCCTCATCCGGAGCGCATCGACCATCGGGTCGTCCCCAACGCGGGCCACTTCTCCTTCCAGAGCCCGTTCCCCCCGGCGATGACGAGCCCCGGGTTCGCGCCTTCCCAGGATCCCCGGGGCTTCGACCGTGCCGCCTTCCAGCCGGTGCTCCACGCGGAGCTCCTGACGTTTCTCCGGGATTCACTCGGGAGCGAAGCGCGCCCCCAGGCGTGA
- a CDS encoding protein kinase domain-containing protein, translating to MSQVHYQSLGPLMPGEGSRPFLALALEEGVAPRPVVLVWAPAEVAQDAMQRARLERETQRAVVFEHPNILRVHGLVTLEGRLARVTEYADGEPLRLVLDAAQRLPPAFAALVAADVAMGVHYAHVAGNDDGTPLIHGDLRPETVMVSFNGVCKVSGYGALGVAPRERNGRRVRNRRLYIAPEQLMGGREASSVLTDVFLLGLLLYECLSGRKPFQDSIEPDKAILNRPLPPLPPEIPLPYNEVVRRATAKRSGDRYPSALAFREALVAVSGELPSSTAFAELIAKLIPPDNELRTARKKTIDKGLQELARGVRTPVVAPALSPAPITGSAPVIAPEPISMRTQLPITGSAPVIAPAHITGSSPVIAPITGAAPVIAPAPVTGSAPVISPEPVSLRTQPPTAAPTGPVAQAPSAPPPSEAPPPSMPVRARRSSAPLAVAVGAVLLVSAVGTVWSIRQKPPPIEDLGTDGGEDLRFDTPVLLEAAPLSPPDAGVRVAAAPAAPTVPPTPVEIFVNPDNVAVSVDGKAMGRSPLTIPLAPGRHLLNFLDEARGLRTARMIDVRATPDPVTFRIRLGMGSILVHAPSGAKVTLDGQDLGTAPVSEKTMFEGEHQLRVTQNESVWEKTFMLPGDQRLVFNVDFEAAE from the coding sequence ATGAGCCAGGTTCATTACCAGTCACTGGGTCCCTTGATGCCTGGAGAGGGCTCGCGCCCGTTCCTGGCGTTGGCGCTGGAAGAAGGAGTCGCGCCGCGACCGGTGGTGCTGGTGTGGGCCCCCGCGGAGGTGGCGCAGGACGCGATGCAGCGGGCGCGGCTGGAGCGGGAGACGCAGCGCGCCGTCGTCTTCGAGCACCCCAACATCCTGCGGGTGCACGGGCTGGTGACGCTGGAGGGCCGGCTGGCGCGCGTGACGGAGTACGCGGACGGCGAGCCGCTGCGCCTGGTGTTGGACGCGGCCCAGCGGCTGCCGCCGGCCTTCGCGGCGCTGGTGGCCGCGGACGTGGCGATGGGCGTGCACTACGCGCACGTGGCGGGCAACGATGATGGGACGCCGCTGATCCACGGAGATCTGCGCCCGGAGACCGTGATGGTCTCGTTCAACGGCGTGTGCAAGGTGTCGGGGTACGGAGCACTCGGGGTGGCGCCGAGGGAGCGCAATGGACGCCGGGTGCGCAACCGGCGCCTGTACATCGCCCCCGAGCAGCTCATGGGCGGCCGCGAGGCCTCCTCGGTGCTGACGGATGTGTTCCTCCTGGGGCTGCTGCTGTACGAGTGCCTCTCGGGGCGCAAGCCGTTCCAGGACTCGATCGAGCCGGACAAGGCGATCCTCAACCGCCCGCTGCCGCCGCTGCCGCCCGAGATTCCCCTGCCCTACAACGAGGTGGTGCGCCGCGCGACGGCCAAGCGCTCCGGAGACCGGTACCCGAGCGCCCTCGCCTTCCGCGAGGCCCTGGTGGCCGTCTCGGGCGAGCTGCCCTCGTCCACGGCCTTCGCCGAGCTGATCGCGAAGCTGATCCCACCCGACAACGAGCTGCGGACCGCCCGGAAGAAGACGATCGACAAGGGACTCCAGGAGCTCGCCCGCGGAGTGCGCACGCCCGTCGTCGCGCCCGCCTTGTCGCCCGCGCCCATCACCGGGTCCGCGCCTGTCATCGCGCCCGAGCCCATCTCCATGCGCACGCAGCTCCCCATCACGGGGTCCGCGCCTGTCATCGCGCCCGCGCACATCACCGGGTCCTCGCCCGTCATCGCGCCCATCACGGGGGCCGCGCCCGTCATCGCGCCCGCGCCCGTCACCGGGTCCGCGCCCGTCATCTCGCCCGAGCCCGTCTCCCTCCGCACGCAGCCCCCCACGGCCGCGCCCACGGGCCCCGTGGCCCAGGCGCCGTCCGCGCCGCCTCCGAGCGAGGCACCGCCTCCGTCCATGCCCGTGCGTGCGCGCCGCTCGTCCGCGCCGCTCGCCGTCGCGGTGGGAGCCGTGCTGCTCGTGAGCGCGGTGGGTACCGTCTGGAGCATCCGGCAGAAGCCCCCGCCCATCGAGGACCTGGGAACGGATGGGGGTGAGGATCTGCGGTTCGACACGCCCGTGCTGCTCGAGGCCGCGCCCCTGTCCCCGCCGGATGCCGGAGTGCGCGTGGCCGCGGCCCCGGCGGCGCCCACCGTGCCGCCCACGCCGGTGGAGATCTTCGTGAATCCCGACAACGTGGCGGTGTCCGTGGATGGCAAGGCCATGGGCCGCTCGCCGCTGACGATTCCGCTCGCCCCGGGCCGCCACCTGCTCAACTTCCTGGACGAGGCCCGGGGACTGCGGACGGCACGGATGATCGACGTGCGCGCCACCCCGGACCCGGTGACGTTCCGCATCCGCCTGGGCATGGGCTCCATCCTGGTGCACGCGCCTTCCGGAGCGAAGGTGACGCTCGACGGGCAGGACCTGGGAACGGCCCCGGTCTCCGAGAAGACGATGTTCGAGGGCGAGCACCAGCTGCGCGTCACCCAGAACGAGTCGGTCTGGGAGAAGACCTTCATGCTGCCGGGAGACCAGCGCCTGGTCTTCAACGTGGACTTCGAGGCAGCGGAGTAA
- a CDS encoding FAD-dependent monooxygenase: protein MSQTTNPQVVIIGAGPAGLLLAYQLVSNGVPVRVLERHPDFEREFRGEFLQPAVLATLEQFGILPLLVERKLAFPDVERRLFVGKTRRVMVPGGKERGSLISQAGLLGVLHELCGRFPHYRLDFGTTALQTIRENGRVVALKTRREGTEGRVDGDLFVDCSGRNSGLRKDVGLQTESNPIPADVVWLRFDFSDAPEALPESLDVHMFGKGVVAVFHRTTRSRLQVAYSAPGDLGGLRKNLPELRRQLLPTVPETLRPHLEAKLDENTETQFLRVVVDRLERWHVPGLLFLGDAAHTMSPSGGQGLNLALRDSIVAANHLLDALRAGQPLDERVFQKIQDERRPEADQIQAMQTRVHRMVMAPLFVEHLMFTVLGLVLKLSKKASQGGQGLAQVDMRYGIPVAQLPR, encoded by the coding sequence ATGTCGCAGACAACGAATCCCCAGGTCGTGATCATCGGAGCGGGCCCCGCCGGCCTGCTGCTCGCCTACCAGTTGGTGTCCAATGGCGTTCCGGTGCGCGTGCTCGAGAGACATCCCGACTTCGAGCGCGAGTTCCGCGGCGAGTTCCTCCAGCCCGCGGTGCTCGCGACCCTGGAGCAGTTCGGCATCCTCCCGCTGCTCGTGGAGCGGAAGCTCGCGTTCCCGGACGTCGAGCGGCGGCTCTTCGTCGGGAAGACCCGGCGCGTCATGGTCCCGGGCGGCAAGGAGCGGGGCTCGCTCATCTCCCAGGCCGGGTTGCTCGGGGTGCTTCACGAGCTGTGCGGCCGCTTCCCTCACTACCGGTTGGACTTCGGCACCACCGCCCTCCAGACGATTCGCGAGAACGGCCGCGTCGTCGCCCTGAAGACGCGCCGCGAGGGCACCGAGGGCCGTGTCGACGGCGACCTCTTCGTGGACTGCAGCGGCCGCAACAGCGGGCTGCGCAAGGACGTGGGCCTCCAGACCGAGTCCAACCCGATCCCCGCCGACGTGGTGTGGCTGCGCTTCGACTTCTCGGACGCCCCCGAGGCGCTGCCCGAGAGCCTCGACGTGCACATGTTCGGCAAGGGCGTGGTGGCCGTCTTCCACCGCACCACGCGCTCCCGGTTGCAGGTGGCCTACAGCGCGCCCGGAGATCTCGGCGGCCTGCGCAAGAACCTCCCCGAGCTGCGGCGCCAGCTGCTGCCCACCGTGCCCGAGACGCTACGGCCCCACCTCGAGGCGAAGCTCGACGAGAACACCGAGACCCAGTTCCTCCGCGTCGTCGTCGACCGGCTCGAGCGCTGGCATGTCCCCGGGCTCCTCTTCCTCGGCGATGCCGCGCACACGATGTCTCCCTCGGGAGGCCAGGGGCTGAACCTCGCCCTGCGCGACAGCATCGTCGCCGCCAACCACCTGCTCGATGCCCTGCGCGCCGGTCAGCCCCTCGACGAGCGCGTCTTCCAGAAGATCCAGGACGAGCGCCGCCCCGAGGCCGATCAGATCCAGGCCATGCAGACCCGCGTGCACCGCATGGTCATGGCCCCCCTGTTCGTCGAGCACCTCATGTTCACCGTGCTCGGGCTCGTGCTGAAGCTCTCGAAGAAGGCCAGCCAGGGCGGCCAGGGCCTCGCCCAGGTGGACATGCGCTACGGCATCCCCGTGGCCCAGCTCCCCCGCTGA
- a CDS encoding DoxX family protein, with amino-acid sequence MATATLLALEGQLANHSALPLRATLGSTMLYHGITKLKPEGLEQTSQFFDSLGLKPARPLALATAWTETLAGALAVLGIGTRVAALSILATQAVAIAKVHASKGFDNQKGGYEFNLSLIAAALGLLLGGPGKLSVHQAVRPRGRWSPLRRQRLSPLGRLALLLG; translated from the coding sequence ATGGCCACCGCGACCCTGCTGGCACTCGAAGGCCAGCTAGCGAATCACTCGGCGCTTCCGCTCCGGGCCACGCTCGGCTCGACGATGCTCTACCACGGCATCACCAAGCTGAAGCCGGAAGGCCTGGAGCAGACCTCCCAGTTCTTCGACAGCCTCGGCCTCAAGCCCGCGCGGCCCCTGGCGCTCGCCACGGCCTGGACCGAGACCCTCGCTGGCGCCCTCGCCGTCCTCGGCATCGGTACCCGCGTGGCGGCCCTCTCCATCCTCGCCACCCAGGCCGTGGCCATCGCCAAGGTGCACGCCTCCAAGGGCTTCGACAACCAGAAGGGCGGCTACGAGTTCAACCTGTCCCTCATCGCCGCGGCCCTCGGGCTGCTGCTCGGCGGCCCCGGCAAGCTGTCCGTCCACCAGGCCGTCCGGCCCCGCGGCCGCTGGAGCCCGCTGCGCCGTCAGCGCCTCAGCCCCCTGGGCCGGCTCGCCCTGCTGCTCGGGTGA
- a CDS encoding FKBP-type peptidyl-prolyl cis-trans isomerase, with amino-acid sequence MQITKDSVVSIDYRLHLGDGKIIDESEAGDPLVYLHGYEEIVPGLEKALEGKKAGESLKVVVEPKDGYGEYDPDGVEEVPREDFPPDMELEAGGIVSATDEDGDDVEFLVKELRPKTVVIDFNDPMAGKTLHFEVTVREVRAATKEELEHGHAHGPGHEH; translated from the coding sequence ATGCAGATCACCAAGGACAGCGTCGTCTCCATCGACTACCGGCTTCACCTGGGAGACGGGAAGATCATCGACGAGAGTGAAGCGGGAGATCCGCTCGTCTACCTGCACGGGTACGAGGAGATCGTCCCCGGGCTGGAGAAGGCCCTCGAGGGCAAGAAGGCGGGCGAGTCCCTCAAGGTCGTGGTCGAGCCCAAGGACGGCTACGGGGAATACGATCCGGATGGCGTGGAGGAGGTGCCGCGCGAGGACTTCCCGCCGGACATGGAGCTGGAGGCCGGCGGCATCGTGAGCGCCACGGACGAGGACGGCGACGACGTCGAGTTCCTCGTGAAGGAACTGCGGCCCAAGACGGTGGTGATCGACTTCAACGATCCGATGGCCGGCAAGACGCTCCACTTCGAGGTGACGGTGCGCGAGGTGCGCGCGGCCACGAAGGAAGAGCTCGAGCACGGCCACGCTCACGGCCCCGGCCACGAGCACTGA
- a CDS encoding Uma2 family endonuclease — translation MGRGKRPATYEDIEALPTGWVGEIIDDELWAFPRPAAWHGRASTRLGMLLGCFDVGQAGPGGWWLLDEPELHFGRQVLVPDLAGWRRERAPGLLERDAPFFDLAPDWICEVLSPSTSALDRGRKLDVYHQEGVGHAWLVDPRAHTLEVYRRGRKGWRLAARHGGEEVVRAEPFDAEPLELGLLWVTKSTPAPGP, via the coding sequence ATGGGTCGGGGAAAGCGTCCAGCAACCTACGAGGACATCGAGGCCCTGCCGACAGGGTGGGTGGGGGAGATCATCGACGACGAGCTGTGGGCCTTTCCACGGCCGGCGGCGTGGCACGGGCGGGCATCGACGAGGCTCGGCATGCTGCTGGGGTGCTTCGACGTCGGGCAGGCGGGTCCAGGGGGATGGTGGCTCCTGGACGAGCCGGAGCTGCACTTTGGACGGCAGGTGCTGGTGCCTGACCTGGCGGGCTGGCGGCGGGAGCGGGCGCCCGGGCTGCTGGAGCGGGATGCGCCCTTCTTCGACCTGGCGCCTGACTGGATCTGCGAGGTGCTGTCGCCCTCCACGAGTGCATTGGACCGGGGGCGCAAGCTGGACGTCTACCACCAGGAGGGGGTGGGCCACGCGTGGCTGGTGGATCCGCGGGCCCACACCCTGGAGGTGTACCGCCGAGGCAGGAAGGGCTGGCGGCTCGCCGCCCGTCATGGGGGCGAGGAGGTGGTCCGCGCCGAGCCCTTCGACGCGGAGCCGCTCGAGCTGGGGCTGCTCTGGGTGACGAAGTCCACCCCAGCTCCTGGTCCCTGA
- a CDS encoding DUF6310 domain-containing protein: protein MGIGVCILAAPELVAGAVIIAGVVVAAVAIQEALDAYALDGLLPGEVRPVPETKPAPQEPLAERRPQPEPSGQERPPPVPPELLERARRPECTPQRVPHLGGNGPHNKCADRIPRNSFSGWDVLVNGKHFDALQLATRTLWEVKTDNFATYSPFLQQQAVENQLPGLLHERILALACGFDFRVGVRSAAHKAALELAEPTLDGIIIVMDWC, encoded by the coding sequence ATGGGAATCGGAGTCTGCATCCTGGCGGCACCGGAACTCGTCGCGGGAGCGGTGATCATCGCGGGCGTAGTGGTGGCGGCAGTCGCCATCCAAGAGGCACTGGATGCGTATGCGCTGGACGGGCTGCTTCCCGGGGAAGTCAGGCCCGTACCTGAAACAAAGCCCGCCCCACAGGAGCCCTTGGCGGAACGAAGACCCCAGCCGGAGCCCTCGGGACAGGAGCGGCCGCCGCCTGTGCCACCCGAACTCCTGGAGCGAGCACGCCGCCCGGAGTGCACCCCTCAACGGGTGCCGCACCTTGGCGGGAATGGCCCGCACAACAAGTGCGCAGACAGAATTCCGCGGAACAGCTTTTCCGGCTGGGATGTGCTCGTCAATGGCAAGCACTTCGACGCGCTGCAACTGGCCACGCGAACGCTCTGGGAAGTCAAGACCGACAACTTCGCCACGTACTCGCCGTTCCTTCAGCAACAGGCGGTCGAGAACCAGCTTCCCGGGTTGCTGCACGAGCGCATCCTCGCTCTGGCCTGCGGATTCGACTTCCGGGTCGGCGTGCGCAGCGCAGCGCATAAAGCCGCGCTGGAACTCGCGGAACCGACTCTCGATGGAATCATCATTGTGATGGATTGGTGCTAG
- a CDS encoding DUF5953 family protein, with protein sequence MPATRENELALIVYAPALTGDDSRPLTAVHGMERALPGLRLEWAISDEGQCIPLPQRDAWVAQGRADGPGFRLLCNGDESHPVTISGWQKPASNSSGGQPQFEVHAALPLSAACIAAAADVLEDVAEGARAFWGHATPFKAGVDIARQTKNWAANPQPPPRGLPALKLSWALPLPEIPHRLGWLNYWSAAAAQAIGFPDPARDAGMLSRARRTATGGWVVRLTDTPLDLDDPAHLEALLRAYERFPKIGGRSAR encoded by the coding sequence ATGCCGGCGACGCGGGAGAACGAACTTGCCCTCATCGTCTACGCGCCTGCGCTCACGGGTGACGACAGCCGCCCTCTGACTGCCGTCCATGGAATGGAGCGCGCGTTGCCCGGCCTGCGCCTGGAGTGGGCAATTTCCGACGAGGGGCAGTGCATCCCATTGCCCCAGCGCGATGCGTGGGTCGCGCAAGGGCGAGCTGACGGGCCGGGATTTCGGCTCCTATGCAACGGTGACGAGAGCCATCCCGTGACGATCTCCGGCTGGCAGAAACCAGCGAGCAACTCGTCGGGGGGCCAGCCACAGTTTGAAGTCCATGCGGCGCTGCCTCTGTCCGCGGCCTGCATCGCGGCGGCAGCGGATGTGCTGGAAGACGTCGCGGAGGGCGCGCGCGCGTTCTGGGGGCACGCAACGCCGTTCAAGGCGGGGGTGGATATTGCGCGCCAGACGAAGAATTGGGCGGCGAATCCGCAGCCTCCACCACGCGGACTCCCGGCGCTCAAACTCTCGTGGGCTCTCCCCTTACCTGAGATTCCGCATCGGCTGGGGTGGTTGAACTACTGGTCGGCCGCTGCCGCCCAGGCCATTGGCTTTCCGGACCCGGCTCGCGACGCGGGCATGCTCTCGCGGGCGCGGCGCACCGCGACGGGCGGCTGGGTTGTCCGCCTTACGGATACGCCGCTCGATCTCGACGACCCCGCCCACCTGGAAGCGCTCCTGCGGGCCTACGAGCGCTTCCCGAAGATCGGCGGACGCTCGGCCCGGTAA